One window of Halopseudomonas maritima genomic DNA carries:
- the ppnN gene encoding nucleotide 5'-monophosphate nucleosidase PpnN — translation MTRPNVINASVSPKGSLETLSQREVQQLSKVSSGGLHQLFRQCALAILNTGARVDNAKTILEAYADFEVHIHQQDRGVRLELINAPADAFVDGEMIASTREMLFSALRDIVYTESELGGPRVDLESSAGITDYVFHLLRNARTLRPGLEPKMVVCWGGHSISVEEYKYTKKVGHELGLRNLDICTGCGPGVMKGPMKGATIAHAKQRIVEGRYLGITEPGIIAAEAPNPIVNELVIMPDIEKRLEAFVRVGHGIIIFPGGAGTAEEFLYLLGILMHPDNRDVPFPVILTGPRSADAYLQQLNAFVGETLGAEAQQHYRIIVDDPTEVARCMASGLKEVEHFRRERNDAFHFNWLLQIEEGFQRPFDPTHANMEALQLTLDMPPHELAANLRRAFSGIVAGNVKDKGIRLIEQHGPYRIHGDPRILQPLDALLQAFVDQHRMKLPGGAAYEPCYRVVS, via the coding sequence ATGACAAGACCCAACGTAATCAATGCATCGGTCAGCCCCAAAGGCAGCCTGGAAACCCTCTCCCAACGTGAAGTACAGCAGCTCAGCAAGGTCAGCTCCGGCGGCTTGCATCAGCTGTTCCGCCAGTGTGCGCTGGCAATTCTCAACACCGGCGCACGGGTCGATAACGCCAAGACCATTCTTGAGGCCTACGCCGACTTTGAAGTGCATATTCATCAGCAGGACCGTGGTGTACGGCTGGAGCTGATCAACGCGCCGGCTGACGCCTTTGTCGACGGCGAGATGATCGCCAGTACCCGTGAAATGCTGTTCAGCGCCCTGCGCGATATCGTCTATACCGAAAGCGAGCTGGGCGGCCCACGGGTTGATTTGGAGAGCTCCGCCGGTATTACCGACTACGTTTTTCACCTGCTGCGCAACGCGCGCACCCTGCGGCCTGGGCTGGAGCCGAAGATGGTGGTGTGCTGGGGCGGGCACTCGATCAGTGTGGAGGAGTACAAGTACACCAAGAAGGTGGGCCACGAACTGGGCCTGCGCAACCTCGATATCTGCACCGGTTGCGGGCCGGGCGTCATGAAAGGCCCGATGAAAGGCGCGACCATCGCGCACGCCAAGCAGCGCATCGTCGAGGGGCGTTATCTGGGTATTACCGAGCCGGGCATCATTGCTGCCGAAGCGCCCAACCCGATCGTCAACGAACTGGTGATCATGCCCGACATCGAGAAGCGTCTGGAGGCCTTCGTGCGGGTTGGCCACGGCATCATCATCTTCCCGGGCGGTGCCGGCACGGCGGAGGAGTTTCTCTACCTGCTGGGTATATTGATGCACCCGGACAACCGCGATGTGCCCTTCCCGGTGATTCTCACCGGGCCGCGCAGCGCTGACGCCTACCTGCAGCAGCTGAATGCCTTTGTGGGTGAAACCCTTGGCGCCGAGGCGCAGCAGCACTACCGCATTATTGTTGACGATCCGACCGAAGTGGCGCGCTGCATGGCATCAGGCTTGAAAGAGGTGGAACACTTCCGCCGTGAGCGTAACGATGCCTTTCACTTCAACTGGCTACTGCAGATCGAAGAGGGCTTTCAGCGCCCATTCGACCCCACCCACGCCAACATGGAAGCGCTGCAACTGACGCTGGATATGCCACCGCATGAGCTGGCCGCGAACCTGCGTCGGGCGTTTTCCGGCATTGTCGCCGGTAACGTCAAGGACAAGGGCATCCGCCTGATTGAGCAGCACGGGCCGTACCGTATCCACGGTGATCCGCGCATCCTGCAGCCGCTGGATGCGCTGCTGCAGGCCTTTGTTGATCAGCACCGGATGAAGCTGCCGGGCGGCGCGGCCTACGAGCCGTGCTACCGCGTGGTCAGCTGA
- the rutA gene encoding pyrimidine utilization protein A, producing MNVGIFIPIGNNGWLISRNAPQYMPTFDLNKAIVQRAEHYGLEFALSMIKLRGFGGETEFWEHNLESFTLMAGLAAVTERIQLFATAATLTLPPAIVARMASTIDSISNGRFGVNLVTGWQKPEYSQMGLWPGDEFFSSRYDYLGEYATVLRDLWTTGSSDFKGEHFQMDDCRVSPKPQADMKVICAGQSEAGMAFTAKYADYNFCFGKGVNTPTAFAPTVERLVKATEESGRDVTSCALFMVIADETDEAARARWEHYKDGADHEAIAWLGEQGAADTKSKGDTNIRQMADPTSAVNINMGTLVGSYESVARMLDEVATVPGNSGVMLTFDDFIKGIEDFGSKIQPLMKSRQHVTNEMLESA from the coding sequence ATGAATGTAGGTATCTTTATCCCCATCGGTAACAACGGCTGGCTGATCTCCAGGAACGCACCGCAGTACATGCCAACCTTTGACCTGAACAAGGCCATTGTGCAGCGCGCCGAGCATTACGGCTTGGAATTTGCGCTGTCGATGATCAAGCTGCGCGGCTTTGGCGGCGAGACCGAATTCTGGGAACACAACCTCGAATCCTTCACGCTGATGGCCGGTCTGGCCGCCGTCACCGAGCGCATCCAGCTGTTCGCCACGGCCGCTACCCTGACCCTGCCACCGGCCATCGTTGCGCGCATGGCCTCGACCATCGATTCGATCTCCAACGGCCGCTTCGGCGTCAACCTGGTGACCGGCTGGCAGAAGCCGGAATACAGCCAGATGGGCCTGTGGCCCGGCGATGAGTTCTTCTCCAGCCGCTATGACTACCTCGGCGAATACGCCACCGTACTGCGCGACCTGTGGACCACCGGCAGCAGCGACTTCAAGGGCGAGCACTTCCAGATGGACGACTGCCGCGTCAGCCCCAAACCCCAGGCCGACATGAAAGTCATCTGCGCCGGGCAGAGCGAGGCCGGCATGGCCTTCACCGCCAAGTACGCCGACTACAACTTCTGCTTCGGCAAGGGCGTGAATACCCCGACCGCCTTTGCCCCGACCGTCGAGCGCCTGGTCAAGGCCACCGAAGAAAGCGGCCGTGACGTCACCTCCTGCGCGCTGTTCATGGTGATCGCCGATGAAACCGACGAAGCCGCCCGCGCCCGCTGGGAGCACTACAAGGACGGTGCCGACCACGAAGCCATTGCCTGGCTGGGCGAGCAAGGCGCCGCCGACACCAAGTCCAAGGGCGACACCAACATCCGTCAGATGGCCGATCCTACCTCTGCGGTGAACATCAACATGGGCACGCTAGTTGGCTCCTACGAGAGCGTCGCCCGCATGCTCGACGAAGTCGCCACCGTACCCGGCAACAGCGGCGTGATGCTGACCTTCGACGACTTCATCAAGGGCATCGAAGACTTCGGCAGCAAGATCCAGCCGCTGATGAAGAGCCGCCAACACGTAACCAACGAGATGCTGGAGAGCGCGTGA
- the rutB gene encoding pyrimidine utilization protein B: MNSLTKPVVGHAPVRNNPTDVILPARPESLAINSGETALIVVDMQNAYSTKGGYLDLAGFDVSSTGPVIEQIARAIEAARAAGVQVIFFQNGWDSEYAEAGGPGSPNWHKSNALKTMRKNPELQGKLLAKGTWDYDLVDALQPQPGDLVVPKPRYSGFFNTAFDSLLRARGIRNLVFTGIATNVCVESTLRDGFFLEYFGVVLADATHQAGPEFVQQASLYNIETFFGWVSTVDDFCSALTTSATQGASA, translated from the coding sequence ATGAACAGCCTGACCAAACCTGTTGTCGGTCATGCACCGGTACGCAATAACCCGACCGATGTGATTCTGCCCGCGCGCCCCGAGTCGCTGGCGATCAACAGCGGCGAGACCGCGCTGATCGTAGTCGACATGCAGAACGCCTACTCGACCAAGGGCGGCTATCTGGATCTGGCCGGCTTTGATGTCTCCAGCACCGGGCCGGTGATCGAGCAGATCGCCCGCGCCATCGAAGCGGCCCGCGCCGCCGGCGTGCAGGTGATCTTCTTCCAGAACGGCTGGGACAGCGAGTACGCCGAAGCCGGTGGCCCTGGCTCGCCGAACTGGCACAAGTCGAACGCACTGAAGACCATGCGCAAGAACCCGGAACTGCAGGGCAAGCTGCTGGCCAAGGGCACCTGGGACTACGATCTGGTCGACGCCCTGCAGCCGCAGCCGGGCGACCTTGTGGTGCCAAAACCGCGCTACAGCGGCTTCTTCAACACCGCTTTCGACAGCCTGCTGCGCGCCCGCGGCATCCGCAATCTGGTGTTCACCGGCATCGCCACCAACGTCTGCGTGGAGTCCACCCTGCGCGACGGTTTCTTCCTCGAATACTTCGGCGTGGTACTGGCCGACGCCACCCATCAGGCCGGACCGGAGTTCGTCCAGCAGGCCTCGCTGTACAACATCGAAACCTTCTTTGGCTGGGTCAGCACAGTCGACGATTTCTGCAGCGCCCTGACCACTTCCGCTACCCAAGGAGCATCCGCATGA
- the rutD gene encoding pyrimidine utilization protein D has protein sequence MHIEIHGRRDADAPTLVFSSGLGGAAHFWMPQLDDLTSDYRVVLYDQLGTGKSPAALPADYSIDAMASELRTLLASHGIGDYHLIGHALGGLVGLALAIQQAPGLRSLTLMNAWSRVSPHTARCFSVRKQLLASSGPTAYVEAQALFLYPPDWIAANIEQLQIDDRKHVAGFPPTDNLLRRIAALQAFAPDAQALANIRQPTLLIANRDDMLVPWQCSRELAEQLPNAHLQCFDYGGHASSVTCPDTINTTLRRFLASVIHDTEYAA, from the coding sequence ATGCATATCGAAATCCACGGCCGGCGTGATGCCGACGCCCCGACGCTGGTGTTCAGCTCGGGGCTCGGCGGCGCGGCGCACTTCTGGATGCCACAACTGGATGATCTGACCAGCGACTATCGCGTGGTCCTGTACGACCAGCTCGGCACCGGCAAGAGCCCTGCAGCGCTGCCCGCCGATTACAGCATCGACGCCATGGCCAGCGAGCTGCGCACGCTGCTCGCCAGCCACGGCATCGGCGACTATCACCTGATCGGCCATGCCCTCGGCGGGCTGGTCGGTTTGGCGCTGGCCATCCAGCAGGCGCCGGGGCTGCGCAGCCTGACGCTGATGAACGCCTGGTCGCGGGTCAGCCCGCACACCGCGCGCTGCTTCTCGGTACGCAAGCAATTGCTGGCCAGCAGCGGCCCGACTGCCTACGTCGAGGCGCAGGCGCTGTTTCTCTACCCGCCGGACTGGATTGCCGCCAACATCGAGCAGTTGCAAATCGACGACCGCAAGCACGTGGCCGGCTTTCCGCCGACCGACAATCTGCTGCGCCGCATTGCCGCCCTGCAGGCGTTTGCGCCCGATGCGCAGGCGCTGGCCAACATCCGCCAGCCGACGCTGCTGATCGCCAACCGCGACGACATGCTGGTGCCCTGGCAGTGCTCACGAGAGCTTGCCGAACAACTGCCGAACGCCCACCTGCAATGCTTTGACTACGGCGGCCACGCCTCCAGCGTGACCTGCCCGGACACCATCAATACGACGCTCAGGCGCTTTCTTGCCAGCGTCATTCACGACACCGAATACGCCGCCTGA
- the rutF gene encoding NADH-dependent FMN reductase RutF: MLAAKIVEPMPTPVTKDAFRNAMSVLASAVNVVTTDGPAGRAGFTATAVCSVSDEPPSLLVCLNRSASVYDIFQTNDHLCVNTLTCGQQALSNLFGGKTAMDERFASAQWSTDVSGAPMLDDALINFDCRISNRVVAGSHDILICEILAIRQRESGDGLVYFQRRYCQPV; encoded by the coding sequence ATGCTCGCAGCCAAGATAGTGGAACCCATGCCTACCCCGGTCACCAAAGACGCTTTCCGCAACGCCATGTCGGTGCTGGCATCGGCCGTCAACGTGGTCACCACCGATGGCCCTGCCGGTCGCGCCGGCTTTACCGCCACCGCCGTGTGCAGTGTGTCGGACGAACCGCCAAGCCTGCTGGTCTGCCTGAATCGCAGCGCATCGGTCTACGACATCTTTCAGACCAACGACCACCTGTGCGTGAACACGCTGACCTGCGGTCAGCAGGCGCTGTCCAACCTGTTCGGTGGCAAGACGGCGATGGATGAGCGCTTTGCCAGTGCCCAGTGGAGTACCGACGTCAGCGGTGCGCCGATGCTGGATGACGCACTGATCAACTTTGATTGCCGCATCAGCAACCGCGTTGTTGCCGGCAGCCACGACATTCTGATCTGCGAGATTCTGGCGATCCGCCAGCGCGAAAGCGGCGACGGTCTGGTCTACTTTCAGCGTCGTTACTGCCAACCGGTCTGA
- a CDS encoding AraC family transcriptional regulator, whose protein sequence is MTALIKTTSLTGFVPLVRELGGEPETLLRAFAIDPQVIDNVTGVIPYRSLIGLLEYSAEHLQCPDFGLQMASRQSISILGPLAVIAQNARTVGEALREVAHFMHTYSPGISLRLDTSDPERPQLEFDLRLPALHRVRQTLELSLGVAHRTLQMLYGRDFHCVAVLLRCSTPLPQSRYQHFFGANAYFAQECNALVLRPDHLTQPISEHNRQLHDTMLDYLYSLSAANPLDLHSQVIDLIKRLLPTRHCTLRVVAERMGLNERTLQRRLEAEQLVFEQMVDNLRRELTDMYLLEPHMPMAQIAALLGYAEQSSLNRACKRWHDLAPSARRHQLQQGA, encoded by the coding sequence ATGACCGCACTGATCAAGACCACCTCTCTGACCGGCTTTGTGCCGCTGGTACGCGAACTGGGGGGCGAGCCCGAAACGCTGCTGCGCGCGTTCGCCATCGACCCCCAGGTGATCGACAACGTCACCGGCGTCATCCCGTACCGTTCACTGATCGGCTTGCTCGAATACAGCGCCGAGCACCTGCAGTGCCCGGATTTCGGTCTGCAAATGGCGAGCCGCCAGAGCATCAGCATCCTCGGCCCGCTGGCGGTGATTGCCCAGAACGCGCGTACCGTCGGTGAAGCACTGCGGGAAGTCGCTCACTTCATGCATACCTACAGTCCCGGCATCAGCCTGCGCCTGGACACCAGCGATCCTGAGCGCCCCCAGCTGGAGTTTGACCTGCGCCTGCCAGCGCTGCACCGGGTCAGGCAGACTCTGGAGCTGTCGCTCGGGGTCGCCCACCGCACACTGCAGATGCTTTACGGGCGGGACTTTCACTGCGTTGCAGTACTGCTGCGCTGCAGCACCCCCTTGCCACAGAGCCGCTATCAGCATTTTTTCGGCGCCAACGCCTACTTCGCCCAGGAGTGCAACGCGCTGGTCCTGCGCCCGGACCATCTGACCCAGCCGATCAGCGAGCACAATCGTCAGTTACATGACACCATGCTCGATTATCTGTACAGCCTGAGCGCGGCCAACCCGCTTGACCTGCACAGCCAGGTCATCGACCTGATCAAGCGACTGCTGCCGACCCGACATTGCACCCTGCGGGTGGTTGCCGAACGCATGGGCCTGAACGAACGCACGCTGCAGCGTCGTCTGGAAGCGGAGCAGTTAGTGTTTGAGCAAATGGTCGACAACCTGCGCCGCGAACTTACCGACATGTACCTGTTGGAGCCCCATATGCCCATGGCGCAGATCGCCGCGCTGCTCGGTTACGCTGAGCAAAGTTCGCTGAACCGCGCCTGCAAACGCTGGCACGACCTGGCTCCCAGCGCGCGCCGACACCAGTTGCAGCAAGGCGCATAG
- the rutR gene encoding HTH-type transcriptional regulator RutR has translation MESKRSAIMEAALDVFSRYGLHGTSLDQVASQADVSKTNLLYYFASKEDLYVNVLRQLMDVWLRPLKAFSVEQDPAEAIGDYLRVKLELSRDHPAESRLFCLEVIQGAPLLLGELQGSLREIVESKVSVINAWVEAGKLAPIEPHHLIFSLWAMTQHYADFRTQVEAVAGRTLDDPAFFAETLTNLKALVLQGVAPRF, from the coding sequence ATGGAGAGTAAGCGCAGCGCCATCATGGAGGCGGCGCTGGACGTGTTTTCCCGCTATGGACTGCACGGCACCAGTCTGGATCAGGTGGCCAGCCAGGCGGACGTGTCCAAGACCAACCTGCTGTACTACTTCGCCTCCAAAGAAGACCTGTACGTTAATGTCCTGCGTCAGCTGATGGATGTCTGGCTCCGTCCGCTCAAGGCCTTTAGCGTCGAGCAGGACCCGGCCGAGGCCATCGGCGATTACCTGCGCGTGAAGCTGGAGCTGTCGCGTGACCATCCGGCCGAGTCGCGGTTGTTCTGCCTGGAGGTCATTCAGGGGGCGCCGCTGCTGCTGGGTGAACTGCAGGGCTCCTTGCGTGAGATTGTCGAGTCCAAGGTCAGCGTGATAAACGCCTGGGTCGAGGCGGGCAAGCTCGCGCCCATCGAGCCGCATCACCTGATCTTTTCGCTGTGGGCCATGACTCAGCATTACGCCGACTTCCGCACCCAGGTTGAGGCGGTCGCCGGCCGCACTCTGGACGATCCGGCCTTCTTTGCCGAGACGCTGACCAATCTCAAGGCGCTGGTGCTGCAGGGCGTTGCTCCGCGTTTTTGA
- the rutC gene encoding pyrimidine utilization protein C gives MSKQTVLPAGTGKPLAPYVPGSMADGILYVSGTLPFDKDNNVVHVGDATAQTRHVLETIKGVVEEAGGTMDDVTFNMIMLRDWSDYAAINTVYAEYFPGEKPARYCIQCGLVKPDALIEIASIAHVG, from the coding sequence ATGAGCAAGCAAACCGTACTCCCCGCCGGCACCGGCAAACCGCTGGCCCCCTACGTTCCGGGCTCGATGGCCGATGGCATTCTCTACGTCTCCGGCACCCTGCCCTTCGACAAGGACAACAACGTGGTGCATGTCGGCGACGCGACAGCGCAAACCCGCCACGTGCTGGAAACCATCAAAGGCGTGGTCGAGGAAGCCGGCGGCACCATGGATGACGTCACCTTCAACATGATCATGCTGCGCGACTGGAGCGATTACGCCGCGATCAACACCGTCTACGCCGAGTACTTCCCGGGCGAAAAGCCGGCGCGCTATTGCATCCAGTGCGGTCTGGTAAAGCCGGACGCGCTGATCGAAATCGCCAGCATCGCCCACGTCGGCTGA
- a CDS encoding 2,4'-dihydroxyacetophenone dioxygenase family protein: protein MALPEAFTHQDSLLTINTNDEKFLEGLLHPGIKAYPLMLDPFNGVWVLRVKFAPGVTLPIHFHTGCVHLYTMSGCWYYTEYPDQKQTAGCYLYEPGGSVHQLNTPADNTEETDTFMVVFGTNVNFDENGNYLGMMDASLIKAWVDQGIKEQGADKMTYITPPIPGYARTPSAK, encoded by the coding sequence ATGGCCCTGCCCGAAGCCTTTACCCACCAGGACTCCCTGCTGACCATCAACACCAATGACGAGAAGTTTCTCGAAGGCCTGCTGCACCCCGGCATCAAAGCCTACCCGCTGATGCTCGACCCCTTCAACGGCGTTTGGGTATTGCGCGTCAAGTTCGCGCCCGGCGTCACCTTGCCAATCCACTTCCACACCGGCTGTGTACATCTCTACACCATGAGCGGCTGCTGGTATTACACCGAATATCCCGACCAGAAGCAGACTGCCGGTTGCTACCTTTACGAGCCCGGCGGTTCCGTCCACCAGCTCAACACCCCAGCGGACAACACCGAAGAGACCGACACCTTCATGGTGGTATTTGGCACCAACGTGAACTTCGACGAAAACGGCAACTATCTGGGCATGATGGACGCCAGCCTGATCAAAGCCTGGGTTGACCAGGGCATCAAGGAGCAGGGCGCCGACAAGATGACCTACATCACCCCGCCGATTCCGGGCTACGCCCGCACGCCCTCCGCCAAGTAA
- a CDS encoding malonic semialdehyde reductase — protein MYEEPLDQTVLAQLFTEARSHNGWLDQPVPDSLLEAIYNLTKMGPTSANCSPARFVFVRTRQGKELLKPCLSSGNLEKTMSAPVTVIVAYDSRFYDALPELFPHADARSWFTGSPEMIYETAFRNSSMQAAYFIMAARSLGLDTGPMSGFDPKALDAAFFSDSHWKSNLLINLGYGDSSKVFDRLPRLAYSKACILT, from the coding sequence ATGTACGAAGAACCACTGGATCAAACCGTCTTGGCGCAACTGTTTACCGAGGCCCGCAGCCACAACGGCTGGCTGGATCAGCCGGTGCCAGACAGCCTGCTGGAAGCTATCTACAACCTGACCAAGATGGGCCCGACCTCGGCCAACTGCAGCCCGGCGCGCTTTGTGTTCGTGCGCACCCGTCAGGGCAAGGAGCTGCTCAAGCCCTGCCTGTCATCCGGCAACCTGGAAAAGACCATGAGCGCGCCGGTCACCGTGATCGTCGCCTATGACTCGCGCTTCTACGACGCGCTGCCCGAGCTGTTCCCGCATGCCGACGCACGCAGCTGGTTCACCGGCAGCCCGGAAATGATTTACGAAACCGCGTTTCGCAACAGCTCGATGCAGGCCGCCTACTTCATCATGGCCGCACGCAGCCTGGGACTCGACACCGGGCCGATGTCCGGCTTTGACCCCAAGGCGCTGGACGCCGCGTTTTTCAGCGACAGCCACTGGAAGTCCAACCTGTTGATCAACCTCGGTTACGGCGACAGCAGCAAGGTGTTTGATCGTCTGCCGCGTCTGGCCTACTCCAAGGCCTGCATTCTTACCTGA